The proteins below are encoded in one region of Microbispora sp. NBC_01189:
- a CDS encoding DUF4178 domain-containing protein, which produces MTTMTVIVLGLVTVVVLLCAVLGAVAASRRSRARQPVRTPPAAPGESPARDLASDPDYFDPRTIKVGDTVYVEAARYRAVGAVHCAVQGEQWTDYLLDEGARRYDNWLTVAERPGPGGEPSHLEVLLWTDVPTQGMVPAKHMLIVDGVEFSPIERGTAAFRSEGRTGLPERGLLDFADYRAGDGRLLSFQRVQGGQWEAAYARPLTPGSVRAERLP; this is translated from the coding sequence ATGACGACAATGACCGTGATCGTGCTGGGCCTCGTCACGGTCGTCGTCCTGCTGTGCGCCGTGCTGGGCGCCGTGGCGGCGAGCCGGCGCAGCCGGGCGCGTCAGCCGGTGCGCACCCCGCCCGCCGCCCCAGGAGAGTCACCGGCGCGGGACCTCGCGTCCGATCCCGACTACTTCGACCCCCGCACGATCAAGGTGGGGGACACGGTCTACGTCGAGGCCGCCCGCTACCGGGCCGTCGGCGCGGTGCACTGCGCGGTGCAGGGCGAGCAGTGGACCGACTACCTCCTCGACGAGGGCGCCCGCCGCTACGACAACTGGTTGACGGTCGCGGAACGGCCGGGCCCGGGGGGCGAGCCGTCCCACCTGGAGGTCCTGCTGTGGACCGACGTGCCGACCCAGGGGATGGTGCCGGCCAAGCACATGCTGATCGTCGACGGCGTCGAGTTCTCCCCGATCGAGCGCGGCACCGCCGCCTTCCGGTCCGAGGGGAGGACGGGCCTGCCCGAGCGCGGGCTGCTCGACTTCGCCGACTACCGCGCGGGCGACGGCCGCCTGCTGTCGTTCCAGCGTGTGCAGGGCGGCCAGTGGGAGGCGGCGTACGCCCGCCCCCTCACCCCCGGCTCCGTCCGCGCGGAACGACTGCCCTGA
- the dapC gene encoding succinyldiaminopimelate transaminase, which yields MIALPDFPWDRLAPYQELARAHPGGIVDLSVGTPVDPVPPVARQALSAAADSPGYPLTYGTPRLREAAAGWLRRRHGVVVDPADVLPTIGTKELVAWLPTLLGVRPGERVVFPALAYPTYDVGARLAGAEPYATDGLLSLGPERVPLVWVNSPSNPTGRVLPAEHLRKVVAWARERGAIVASDECYIELGWEDEPLSVLHPDVCEGSHEGLLAVHSLSKRSNLAGYRAGFVAGDPRLVRRLLEVRKHAGMIVPAPVQAAMTAALDDDAHADEQRARYARRRAALRPVLERAGWRVEHSEAGLYLWAANGEDCWDQVRALASQGILVAPGEFYGDAGRGHVRVAITATDERVDAAVSRLQ from the coding sequence TTGATCGCGTTGCCCGACTTCCCATGGGACCGGCTGGCGCCGTACCAGGAGCTGGCGCGGGCGCATCCCGGCGGGATCGTCGACCTGTCGGTCGGCACGCCGGTCGATCCGGTTCCCCCCGTCGCCCGCCAGGCGCTCTCCGCCGCCGCCGACAGCCCCGGTTATCCCCTGACGTACGGCACGCCGCGGTTGCGTGAGGCGGCCGCGGGCTGGCTACGGCGGCGGCACGGGGTCGTCGTCGACCCCGCGGACGTGCTGCCGACGATAGGCACGAAGGAACTGGTGGCCTGGCTGCCGACGCTGCTCGGCGTGCGGCCGGGGGAGCGGGTGGTCTTTCCCGCGCTCGCCTATCCCACCTACGACGTGGGGGCGAGGCTCGCCGGAGCCGAGCCGTACGCGACGGACGGGCTGCTCTCGCTGGGGCCCGAGCGGGTGCCGCTCGTCTGGGTGAACTCGCCGTCCAACCCCACGGGACGGGTCCTGCCCGCCGAGCACCTGCGCAAGGTGGTCGCGTGGGCGCGGGAGCGCGGCGCGATCGTCGCCTCCGACGAGTGCTACATCGAGCTCGGCTGGGAGGACGAGCCGCTGTCGGTCCTCCATCCGGACGTGTGCGAGGGCTCTCACGAGGGGCTGCTCGCGGTCCACTCGCTCTCGAAGCGGTCGAACCTCGCCGGATACCGCGCGGGGTTCGTCGCCGGCGACCCCCGGCTCGTACGGCGACTGCTGGAGGTGCGCAAGCACGCGGGCATGATCGTGCCCGCTCCGGTGCAGGCCGCGATGACGGCCGCGCTGGACGACGACGCGCACGCCGACGAGCAGCGGGCGCGGTACGCCCGCCGCAGGGCGGCGCTGCGCCCCGTGCTGGAACGGGCGGGCTGGCGGGTGGAGCACTCCGAGGCCGGGCTCTACCTGTGGGCCGCCAACGGCGAGGACTGCTGGGACCAGGTCCGCGCGCTGGCGAGCCAGGGCATCCTCGTCGCGCCGGGCGAGTTCTACGGCGACGCGGGGCGTGGGCACGTGCGTGTCGCGATCACCGCCACCGACGAGCGCGTCGATGCGGCGGTCAGCCGCCTCCAGTAG
- the fdxA gene encoding ferredoxin has translation MTYVIAQPCVDVLDKACIEECPVDCIYEGERMLYIHPDECVDCGACEPVCPVEAIFYEDDLPEQWKDFYKANVDFFEELGSPGGASKVGKINKDHPVVAALPPQSEEH, from the coding sequence GTGACGTACGTCATCGCGCAGCCTTGCGTGGACGTCCTGGACAAGGCGTGCATCGAGGAGTGCCCCGTCGATTGCATCTACGAGGGCGAACGCATGCTCTACATCCACCCCGACGAGTGTGTGGACTGCGGGGCGTGTGAGCCGGTCTGCCCCGTGGAGGCGATCTTCTACGAGGACGACCTTCCCGAGCAGTGGAAGGACTTCTACAAGGCCAACGTCGACTTCTTCGAGGAGCTGGGCTCGCCCGGCGGCGCCTCGAAGGTCGGAAAGATCAACAAGGACCACCCGGTGGTCGCGGCGCTTCCGCCGCAGAGCGAGGAACACTAA
- a CDS encoding ABC transporter substrate-binding protein, whose translation MTLRACVVTISSAAVLLAAASACSRQRTPDRPPPPLNPRAASLADGFGTMDRLVDAARKEGALTVVGLPGGWVGYKEIIARFSDKYGIKVASVMPEANSRQEIDAAARLRGTAQAPDVFDVTLEVAVANARLFAPYRVTGWADIPDEAKDQDGRWYAAYGGYMSIGYDSKKVPAPASYAALARRGTTVALPGDPRQVASAFSGVMAASLGRGLPDAARGVNLFARLRKGGMLGRPDQATTVVDWDFMNAARAAGGRGASAWRVTIPKNAVLASYYMQAIDAAAPHPAAARLWEEFLLSDEGQNLFLKAYARPSRMEAMETRGALDGGAAARLPEASGDPVILTIPEQDKAKAYLAAHWAKDVG comes from the coding sequence GTGACCCTACGCGCCTGTGTCGTGACGATCTCCTCGGCGGCGGTCCTCCTGGCCGCGGCCTCCGCGTGCTCCCGGCAGCGGACGCCGGACCGGCCGCCGCCTCCGCTGAACCCCCGCGCGGCGAGCCTGGCCGACGGGTTCGGCACGATGGACAGGCTCGTCGACGCCGCCCGCAAGGAGGGCGCGCTCACCGTCGTGGGCCTGCCGGGCGGCTGGGTCGGCTACAAGGAGATCATCGCCCGCTTCTCCGACAAGTACGGGATCAAGGTGGCGTCGGTCATGCCGGAGGCGAACAGCCGGCAGGAGATCGACGCCGCGGCCCGGCTGCGCGGGACGGCCCAGGCGCCGGACGTCTTCGACGTCACGCTGGAGGTCGCGGTCGCGAACGCCAGGCTCTTCGCACCGTACCGGGTGACGGGCTGGGCGGACATCCCCGACGAGGCCAAGGACCAGGACGGCCGCTGGTACGCCGCCTACGGCGGATACATGTCGATCGGCTACGACTCGAAGAAGGTGCCCGCTCCGGCGTCGTACGCCGCGCTGGCCCGGCGGGGGACGACGGTCGCGCTGCCCGGCGACCCCCGGCAGGTGGCGTCGGCGTTCAGCGGCGTCATGGCCGCCTCACTCGGCCGGGGACTGCCCGACGCCGCGCGAGGGGTGAACCTGTTCGCGCGGCTGCGGAAGGGCGGCATGCTCGGCCGTCCCGACCAGGCCACGACGGTGGTCGACTGGGACTTCATGAACGCGGCGCGGGCCGCGGGCGGGCGCGGCGCGTCGGCCTGGCGGGTCACGATCCCGAAGAACGCGGTGCTCGCCTCCTACTACATGCAGGCGATCGACGCGGCTGCGCCGCATCCGGCCGCCGCCCGTCTGTGGGAGGAGTTCCTGCTGTCCGACGAGGGCCAGAACCTCTTCCTCAAGGCGTACGCCCGGCCGTCACGGATGGAGGCGATGGAGACGCGCGGGGCCCTCGACGGGGGCGCCGCCGCCCGCCTGCCCGAGGCGTCCGGCGACCCGGTGATCCTCACCATCCCCGAGCAGGACAAGGCCAAGGCCTACCTGGCCGCGCACTGGGCGAAGGACGTGGGCTGA
- a CDS encoding class I SAM-dependent methyltransferase — MRYETPSPTRWNARAYDSSFGYVSPVGAPLVDLLDPRPGERVLDLGCGTGVMTAEIAARGAHVLGIDGSHAMIEQAIAHHPGLDFTVGDGHDFTVAQSYDAVFSNAALHWMSRDPDAVIDCVREALRPGGRFVAEMGGAGNCAALTSAMLTAWREHGLAEPELPWYFPGPAEYALRLEKGGFTVRLLEHFDRPTPLDECPDGAAGWVRLFAGRLLDRVPPATVEPLLRRVNELAAPALRRESGWMADYVRLRFAAERH; from the coding sequence TTGAGGTACGAAACTCCCAGTCCCACTCGATGGAACGCTCGCGCCTACGACAGCTCCTTCGGCTACGTCTCGCCCGTGGGCGCGCCGCTGGTGGACCTGCTCGACCCCCGCCCCGGTGAGCGCGTGCTCGACCTCGGCTGCGGCACCGGAGTGATGACCGCGGAGATCGCGGCGCGCGGCGCCCACGTGCTCGGCATCGACGGCTCCCACGCGATGATCGAGCAGGCCATCGCCCATCACCCCGGTCTCGACTTCACCGTCGGCGACGGCCACGACTTCACCGTGGCCCAGTCGTACGACGCGGTCTTCTCGAACGCCGCCCTGCACTGGATGAGCCGCGACCCCGACGCGGTGATCGACTGCGTACGCGAGGCGCTGCGGCCGGGCGGCCGGTTCGTCGCCGAGATGGGCGGCGCGGGCAACTGCGCGGCCCTGACCTCGGCCATGCTCACCGCCTGGCGCGAGCACGGCCTGGCCGAGCCCGAGCTGCCGTGGTACTTCCCCGGCCCGGCGGAGTACGCCCTGCGACTGGAGAAGGGCGGGTTCACGGTGCGGCTGCTCGAACACTTCGACCGGCCCACACCGCTCGACGAGTGCCCCGACGGCGCGGCCGGCTGGGTGCGGCTGTTCGCCGGCCGGCTGCTCGACCGGGTCCCTCCGGCGACAGTGGAGCCGCTGCTCCGGCGGGTCAACGAGCTGGCCGCCCCCGCGCTGCGGCGCGAGTCGGGCTGGATGGCCGACTACGTGCGCCTCCGTTTCGCCGCCGAACGCCACTGA